GGCATCGAGCACCTCGTGGCGCCGGTTCAACGCGTTGAGCAGGGCATCGGCAATTTCACGGCGGGCGGCCGCCTGGTCGAGGTCTGTCATGACAACGAGCCTAGAACAGCCGCGGGCCCGGCGCCGCGGCGTTGGGCGATCTGTCGGGCGCGGTCAGGGCACGTCGTGGTGGACCGCACCGGCGTGCAGGTCCTTCAGCGCCCCGTAGGCGCGGGCGTTGAGCGCGATGGCGTCGCGTTCGGCCTGCCCGAGGTCGCGGCGCACCTTGCCGGGCACCCCGGCCACCAGGGAGCCGGCCGGGATGTCGGCGCCCTCGGGGATCAGCGCGTTGGCCGCGATGAGGCACCCGGCCCCGATGCGGGCGCCGTTGAGGACGGTGGCGCCCATGCCGATGAGGACGTCGTCGGCGACGGTGCAGCCGTGCAGCACCGCGTTGTGGCCCACCGAGACCCCGGCGCCGACCGTGAGCGCAAAACCCGGGTCGGCGTGCAGCACGCAGCCGTCCTGGATGTTGGTGTCCGCCCCGATCGTGATCGTCTCCACGTCGCCGCGCAGCACCGCGGAGTAGAAGACGCCGACGCGCGCGCCGAGCCGGACCCGACCGATCAGCACCGCCGTGGGCGCGATCCAGCAGTCGGCGCCGAGGTCGGGGGTGTGGCCGTCGAGGGTGGTGATCACGGTGGGGTGCCTCCTGTCTCGGGTGCGTCGCCGGGCCGGCCGGAGCCGTCTTGGCCCACCCGTCCCGGTGGCAGGCAAGCTACCAGCCGGTGACCGCCGGCGGGCCCGCTCAGCCGGCGGCGTTGCGGGCCAGGTCGATGGCGTAGTCGTTGACGAACAGTCCCGCGGCCGGTTCGCCGCGGTCGCAGCCGCCGTCGGATTCGCCGACCCGTTTGATCCACAGGTAGGCGTCGGCGTGCGCACCGGCGGTCGCGGTGGTCGGGGCGACCCCCAGGGCCCGGCCGTCGGGGTTGCACCAGTTCAGCGGGTGCTCGGGGGCCGGTCCGGCCCCGTTGCGGGAGGTGTCGACGACGTAGTGGGTGCCGCCGGTCAGCCCGGAGACGGTCTCGCCGTAGTCGATCTGCTCCTCGGTGGTGTAGTAGTTCGTCACGTTGAGGCTGAAGCCGCGGGCCCCCTCGATCCCGGCCTGCGCCAGCCGCCCGGCGAGGTCCTCGGCGCCGAGCCAGCGCGAGTGCCCGCCGTCGAGGTAGACCACCGCGGCCGGGTCGGCGGACAGGGTCTGCACGGCGTAGCGCAGCAGCGCGAACCGCTCGGCGCGCTGGTCGTCGGGCAGGCAGTCGGCCATCGCGATCGCGTCGGGCTCGACGATGATCGTCGCCGGGTTGCCGCCCAACCCCGCCCCGATCGCGTCGATCCAGCCGCGGTAGTCCTCGCCGGTGGCGAATCCGCCGGCGGCGTAGCTGCCGCAGTCACGGTGCGGGATCGCATACAGCGCCAGCACCGGCATCGCTCCGGCTTCGGCGGCGGCCCCGGTGTAGCCGGCGACGGTGTCGGCGACGGTGGACGCGGCGAACGCCTGGTCGAGCCAGTAGGCCTGCGGGGTGTCGGCGATCGCGGTCAGCTCCGGGCTCGGCGGGTCGACGGCGCGCGCGGCGGCCCTCGCCTCCGAGGCCGGGTCGACGTAGAACGGCCTGCCCGCCAACGGGTTGTCCGCATCGACCAGCCGCACCGGCAGCGGGCCGGCCTGCGCGCTGAGCGCGCCGGCCACCGCGACGGTGAGCACGGGCAGGATCCAACGGGTCAAGGCGGTGCAGGCACGGGAGATCACCCGCAGAAAACTAATGCGCCGACCGGCGGTGAGGCAAAAGGACCGCACCCGTAGTCTGTCGGCGTGGACATCAACGGAGCCAGCGCCGTCGTCACCGGCGGCGCATCAGGAATCGGTGCGGCGACTGCCCGGCAGTTGGCCGCCCAGGGCGCCCGGGTCGTCGTCGCCGACCTGCAGGCGGAGAAGGGCCAGGCGCTCGCCGAGGAGATCGGCGGCACCTTCGCCAGTGTCGACGTCACCGACACCGACCAGATCATCGCCGCGGTCGACACCGCCGCCGGGCTCGGCCCGCTGCGGGTGCTGGTGAACTCCGCCGGGATCGGCTGGGCGCAGCGCACCATCGGCAAGGACGGCGAGTACTCCTCGGCGCACAACCTGGACCTGTACCGCAAGGTGCTCGACATCAACCTGGTCGGCACCTTCGACTGCATCCGGATCGCGGCGACCGCGATGAGCCGCACCGAGCCGACCGCGACCGGCGAGCGCGGGGCGATCGTCAACATGACCAGCGTGGCGGCCTTCGACGGCCAGATCGGCCAGGCCGCCTACTCCTCCTCCAAGGGCGGGGTGGTGGGGTTGACCCTGCCGGTGGCCCGCGACCTCTCGGCGGTCGGGATCCGGGTCAACACCGTCGCCCCCGGCCTCATCGACACCCCGATCTACGGGGAGGGCGACGACTCCGAGGCGTTCAAGGCCAAGCTCGGGGAGTCGGTGCTGTTCCCGCGCCGGCTCGGCGCACCCGAGGAGCTCGCCTCGATGGTGTGCGAGCTGGTCACCAACTCCTACATGAACGCCGAGGTGGTCCGGGTCGACGGCGGCATCCGGATGCCCCCGAAGTAGACCCCCGACGACACCGCACCGGCCGGCTGACCCTCGGGTCAGCCGGCCGGTCCGCGTCGGGGGCGCCCCGCGGTCGGTCGCCGTTGACACCGGCGCCCATTATAGGAATCATGTGTTTCCTATGGAGTCCGTCGCGGCTGACGAGAGCCTCAGCGCAGTACCGGTCGAGGAGCACGGGATCGTCGTCGTCGGCGCCGGCTTCGCCGGGATCGCGCTGGCGGCCAAACTGCGCGCCGCCGGCATCACCGACTTTTTGATCCTCGAGCGCGCCACCGAGGTGGGCGGCACCTGGCGCGACAACACCTACCCCGGCTGCGCCTGCGATGTGCCGTCGCACCTGTATTCGTATTCGTTCGCCCCCAACCCCGCGTGGTCGCGGACCTACGGTCGCCAGCCCGAGATCCTCGCCTACCTCCGCTCGGTGGCCGCCGACCACCGCGTCACCGACCATGTTCGGTTCGGCACCGAACTGCTGGAGGCCACCTGGGAGGCCGGACGCATGCGCTGGGTGCTGCGCACCACCACCGGCACCCTGAGCGCCGCGGTGCTCATCTCGGCCGCCGGGGTGTACGGCGAGGCCAAATACCCCGACATCGACGGGGCGGAGTCCTTTGCCGGCACGGCGTTCCATTCGCTGCACTGGGATCACGATCACGACCTGACCGGTCGGCGGGTGGCGGTGGTCGGCACCGGCGCCACCGCGGTCCAGATCGTTCCGGCCATCGCCGGCACGGTCGAGCGACTGCTGGTGTTCCAACGGTCCGCACCGTGGATCATCCCCCGACTGGATCGGCGCACCTCGGCGCTGGAGCGCACGCTGCTGCGCCGGGTCCCGCTGATCGGCAGAGCACTGCGCGCGCTGTACTACGCCGGGATCGAGGGATTCGGTCTCGTCGGGTTCGTCGACAAGCGGTTCCGGCATCCTTACGAGTTGCTCGGCAAGTTCCAGCTCCGTCGCCAGGTCCGCGACACCACGCTGCGCCGCGCCCTGACACCGGATTACATGATCGGCTGCAAACGCGCCATCTTCGCCGACGACTACCTGCCGGCCCTGGCCCGCGACGACGTCGAGGTCGTCACCGCCGGCATCGCCGAGATCCGCGCCCACTCGATCGTCACCGGCGACGGCGTCGAGCACCCGGTCGACACCATCGTCTACGCCACCGGCTTCGACGTCCCGCCCGCGGTCTATGCGCGGATCCGCGGAACCGACGGACTTTCCTTCTCCGAGGTCTATGCGCAACGGCCGCAGAGCTATCTGGGGGTGACGCTGCACGGCTTTCCGAACTTCTTCACCACCCTGGGGCCGTTCGGCGCGGTGGGCAACCAGTCGGCGATCTACATGATCGAGGCTCAGGTGCGCTATATCGTCGACGCGCTCGCCGCCATGCGCGACGGCGGACTCCGGCGGGTCGAGGTCCGCGCGGACGTCCAGGACACCTTCATGGAGGAGATGGATGTCCGCAGCACCGACACGGTGTGGCTCACCGGCGGCTGCGCCACCAGCTACTACCACACCGCCGACGGCCGCAACGCCGGCCTGTACCCCGGCTGGAGTTTCGAATACGCCAGGCGGACCAAGGCATTCGACCGTGACGCCTATGCGGTGGTGTCTCGATGAGACTGCCCGGGCCTCTCGCGGGCCGCGCCGTGGCCGAGCTCGACGTGGCCGGCCGGGCGGCGCTGGTCACCGGCGCCGCCCAGGGCATCGGGCGCGCCGTGGCGAAGAGTCTGCACGCCCGCGGCGCCGCCGTCGCACTGATCGACGTGGACGCCGACGGTGTGGACCGCGCCGCCACCGAGTTAGGCGGTGAGGCAGTCGGATTGACCGCTGACGTGCGGGACCGTGCGGCGATGGCCGCCGCGGTCGCCGCGGCGGCGACGCGTTTCGGAAGGCTGGACGTCGTCGTCGCCAACGCCGGGGTCAGCCCGGTCCCGGCGACGCTGCGGACGATGACCGGCGAGGACTTCGACCGGGTTGTGAACGTCAACCTGACCGGGGTGTTCAACACCGTCAAACCCGCTCTGGAACAGGTGATCACCGCCGGCGGTCACGTCGTGATGGTGTGCTCGGGCGCCGCCTTCACCCCCGGCCCCGGCGGCTCGCCGTACATGATCAGCAAGGCCGGGGTCGAACAGCTCGCCCGTGCGTTGCGCCTGGAGTTGGCTGCTCATTCCGCGACCGTGCAGATCGCCTACTTCGGCCTGGTCGACACCGCGATGACCCACGACACGCTCGACGCTCACCCGCTGGGTCAACGCATCGGCGCCCTGCTGCCCTGGCCGTTGAACCGGCGCATCAGCACCGCGCACGCCGCCCGCTCGATCGTCGACGGCATCACCGGCCGCGCCCCCACCACCATGGCGCCGGCCGGCTGGCGGCTCTACAGCGCCCTGCGCGGCATGGCCAACCCCGTCCTCGATCGCCTGTTGAG
This sequence is a window from Mycolicibacillus parakoreensis. Protein-coding genes within it:
- a CDS encoding gamma carbonic anhydrase family protein → MITTLDGHTPDLGADCWIAPTAVLIGRVRLGARVGVFYSAVLRGDVETITIGADTNIQDGCVLHADPGFALTVGAGVSVGHNAVLHGCTVADDVLIGMGATVLNGARIGAGCLIAANALIPEGADIPAGSLVAGVPGKVRRDLGQAERDAIALNARAYGALKDLHAGAVHHDVP
- a CDS encoding glycoside hydrolase family 6 protein, which gives rise to MSFLRVISRACTALTRWILPVLTVAVAGALSAQAGPLPVRLVDADNPLAGRPFYVDPASEARAAARAVDPPSPELTAIADTPQAYWLDQAFAASTVADTVAGYTGAAAEAGAMPVLALYAIPHRDCGSYAAGGFATGEDYRGWIDAIGAGLGGNPATIIVEPDAIAMADCLPDDQRAERFALLRYAVQTLSADPAAVVYLDGGHSRWLGAEDLAGRLAQAGIEGARGFSLNVTNYYTTEEQIDYGETVSGLTGGTHYVVDTSRNGAGPAPEHPLNWCNPDGRALGVAPTTATAGAHADAYLWIKRVGESDGGCDRGEPAAGLFVNDYAIDLARNAAG
- a CDS encoding SDR family NAD(P)-dependent oxidoreductase, translated to MDINGASAVVTGGASGIGAATARQLAAQGARVVVADLQAEKGQALAEEIGGTFASVDVTDTDQIIAAVDTAAGLGPLRVLVNSAGIGWAQRTIGKDGEYSSAHNLDLYRKVLDINLVGTFDCIRIAATAMSRTEPTATGERGAIVNMTSVAAFDGQIGQAAYSSSKGGVVGLTLPVARDLSAVGIRVNTVAPGLIDTPIYGEGDDSEAFKAKLGESVLFPRRLGAPEELASMVCELVTNSYMNAEVVRVDGGIRMPPK
- a CDS encoding flavin-containing monooxygenase, which produces MESVAADESLSAVPVEEHGIVVVGAGFAGIALAAKLRAAGITDFLILERATEVGGTWRDNTYPGCACDVPSHLYSYSFAPNPAWSRTYGRQPEILAYLRSVAADHRVTDHVRFGTELLEATWEAGRMRWVLRTTTGTLSAAVLISAAGVYGEAKYPDIDGAESFAGTAFHSLHWDHDHDLTGRRVAVVGTGATAVQIVPAIAGTVERLLVFQRSAPWIIPRLDRRTSALERTLLRRVPLIGRALRALYYAGIEGFGLVGFVDKRFRHPYELLGKFQLRRQVRDTTLRRALTPDYMIGCKRAIFADDYLPALARDDVEVVTAGIAEIRAHSIVTGDGVEHPVDTIVYATGFDVPPAVYARIRGTDGLSFSEVYAQRPQSYLGVTLHGFPNFFTTLGPFGAVGNQSAIYMIEAQVRYIVDALAAMRDGGLRRVEVRADVQDTFMEEMDVRSTDTVWLTGGCATSYYHTADGRNAGLYPGWSFEYARRTKAFDRDAYAVVSR
- a CDS encoding short-chain dehydrogenase/reductase, whose product is MRLPGPLAGRAVAELDVAGRAALVTGAAQGIGRAVAKSLHARGAAVALIDVDADGVDRAATELGGEAVGLTADVRDRAAMAAAVAAAATRFGRLDVVVANAGVSPVPATLRTMTGEDFDRVVNVNLTGVFNTVKPALEQVITAGGHVVMVCSGAAFTPGPGGSPYMISKAGVEQLARALRLELAAHSATVQIAYFGLVDTAMTHDTLDAHPLGQRIGALLPWPLNRRISTAHAARSIVDGITGRAPTTMAPAGWRLYSALRGMANPVLDRLLSTDATVRQLITDLETAPPP